CAAAACGTTGCAAGCCGGTCGCAAGCGCGGTGCGTGGGGCAAAGTCTACAGTCTGCTGAAGTTCCGAAACCTCGGCATAGGTAGCATGCACGTCGCCATCCTGCATAGGGAGGAGTTCCAGATCGGCTTTCTGGCCCAATGCCTCCTCCAGAAGACGCACAAATTCCAGCAGGGCAACGGGCTGGTGATTACCGATATTATAGAGACGGAAGGGTGCCGCGCTGCTAGCTGGGTCGCGCGGCCAGCTCTGTTGGGGCGACGGGGGGAGAGGCAACAGGCGGGTGACTGCTTCGACAATATCATCGATGTAGGTGAAGTCGCGCTGCATCTGACCATGATTGAAGATCGGCAGCTTTTCTCCTGCCAGGATTTTCTGCGTAAAGCTGAAGTAGGCCATGTCGGGCCGACCCCACGGGCCATAGACAGTGAAGAAGCGCAGACCGGTGCAGGGAATACGGTAGAGATGGGCGTAACTATGGGCCATCAGCTCCCCTGCCCGCTTACTCGCCGCGTAAAGGCTGACGGGGTGGTCTACCGGATCGTGCACACTATAGGGCAACTGGCTGTTGGCACCGTACACCGAACTGGAGGAGGCAAAGAGTAAGTGCTGGACCTGCTGTTGTCGGCAGCCCTCGAGGACGTTGAGGAAACCCAGGAGATTGCTGTCGGCATAATCATGCGGGGCCTTCAAGGAATGGCGCACGCCGGCCTGGGCGGCGAGGGTGACCACAGCAGTGAACGGATAGCGGGCAAAGAGTGTGCTCATGCCCTCACGATTAGCCAGGTCAAGGCGCTGAAATTGAAACCCGGGATGGCTCTCCAGCAAGGCCAGACGCGCCTGCTTCAGGGCTGAGTCATAGTAGGCATTGAGATTGTCGATGCCGTACACACTGTAGCCTTCGGCGAGGAGTCGGCGACTCAAATGAAAGCCAATGAATCCTGCTGCCCCAGTTACGAGTATCCTGCCATCCATGCTCAATCCTTATCCTGTAACCATGCGATATAGCGCCTAACCCCAGTCTGCACGTCGAGAAAGGGGGCGTGATAGCCAGCGCTGCGCAGGTTGCGGATATCTGCCTCGGTGAAACTCTGGTATTTGCCGTGCAAGGCCTCAGGCATAGGCACGTATTGCAGGATCCCTTGTGCCTGCAGCTCGGCGCCGCTACGGATCGGGTTGCCCGCATTTTCGTCGATGGCCTGGATGACCGCGACAGCAACCTCGTTGAAGCTCTGCGCCTTTCCTGTCCCCACATTGTAGATACCGGATCGCGGCTGTTCGAGGAAATGCAGATTCACGGCAACGATGTCATCGACGTGAATGAAGTCGCGCCGCTGCTCGCCATCAGCGTAACCATCGCTGCCGGCAAAGAGGCGCACCTGGCCTTCCTGGCGATACTGCCGAGAAAAATGCAACGCCACCGAGGCCATGCGTCCTTTGTGAAATTCCCGCGGTCCATAGACATTGAAAAAGCGAAAGCCATGCACGGGTGCGCGCAGTTCTGACCACTGCGCTCGAAGATATTGGTCAAACTGAAACTTGCTGAAGGCGTAGACATTCAGCGGCTTCTCTGCAGAGCGGTCCTCGCTGAACTGGCCAGTCATGCCATAAACCGAGGCGCTGGAAGCATACAAAAAGGGTACCTGATGTTCCTGGCACCAATGGAACAGCGCCTTGCTGTGGGCAAAGTTGTTCTCCATCACGTAGCGGCCATCGCTGGCCATGGTGTCGGAACAGGCCCCTTGATGGAAAATAGCGTCAATTTTCCCGAAGCGCCCAGCGAGAAGTGCTGGCAGAAAACTCTCCGCCTCAAAATAATCCCGAATGTCCAGATCGGCCAAATTGCGAAACTTGTCTGGCCGCTCTAGATGATCACTGACCAGAATGTCAGATATTCCCCGTTGATTCAGTGCGTGGACGAGATTGGCGCCAATGAATCCCGCGCCGCCGGTGACTATATGCATATCTGTAGGGCCCTCCTTTGCGCTATCATAGCAAAAACCCCCTGGTGAGGAGCTATGCCCGATCAATCCTTATTGACCGTCGTCGTTTTGCTGGCTGCTGCAGTGCTCCTGGTTGCTACCGCCCGCAAGATACGCTTGCCGCCAATCATTTCCTATCTGCTGGTAGGAATGCTGCTGGGTCCGCATGCGTTGGCTTTGGTGCCCGATGAAGAGCGGATGCGCCACCTGGCAGAATTCGGCGTGGTATTCCTCATGTTCAGTATCGGCCTGGAATTCAGCCTGGCGCAATTCGTTCGCATGCGCCGCTTGGTCTTTGGCCTGGGTGGGGTACAGGTCGTTCTGACCGCCCTCGTCTTCCTGGGGGTCGCACTCTCCTTTTCCTTGTCTTGGCAAACCGGTGCTGCCTTGGGTGGCATCCTGGCCATGTCCTCCACGGCGATGGTGGTCCGTGCCCTTGCCGAGCGTCTTGAAACCCAGAGCCGGCACGGGCGGATTGCCATCAGTATCCTGCTTTTTCAGGATTTGGCGGTTATTCCCCTGCTCATCCTCATCCCGGCCTTGGCCGGTTCGACAGAAACCCTCCCCCACGATCTGGCCATAGCGGGTGGCAAGGCGGTTTTAGCGCTGCTGTTGTTGGTGTTGATTGGCAGACCATTGATCAGCCCCTGGTTTGAATGGGTGGCGGCGCGCAAGTCGAATGAGTTGTTCATGCTCAACCTCCTCTTGGTTACCTTGGGCCTGGCCTGGATTACCGAAGCTGCTGGACTCTCCCTGGCCCTCGGCGCCTTCATTGCCGGCATGCTCCTGGCGGAAACCGCGTACCGCTATCAGGTGGAGGCAGATATTGCCTCCTTCCGCGACATTCTGTTGGGGCTCTTTTTTGTCACCATCGGCATGATGGTCAATGTGCCGGTCCTCCTGACCTACCTGCCTTGGGTCCTGTTGGTGCTGGCATTGATCTTTCTGCTCAAGGGGGGCTTGGTCTGGGCCATTTGCCGTCTCACCGGCTTCGAAAATGGCGTATCGGTTCGCAGTGCCGTGGTCCTGGCGCAAGCCGGAGAATTTGGCTTTGTGCTGATTTCTCTCGCGAGTCAGAAAAATCTTTTACCTGCAGACGTGTTGCAGCCAGTGCTCGGTGCCATGCTGCTTTCCATGCTGCTGGCACCGGTATTGGTGCAGTACAACGGACAAATTGCCCGCCTTCTCGCGCCGGCCTATCGCAACCGCCGCCAGCAGGTTCTGGAAGAGGTACGGCAGCAAGATATGCGGGAGCATGTCATCATCTGTGGCTATGGACGCGTGGGTCAGAGCATTGCCCGGGTGTTGGAGGATGAAGGCGTTCCCTATCTCGCCCTGGACCTCGACCCAACGCGTGTCCGTCAGGCACAGGCCGCTGGAGAGTCGATTTTCTATGGTGACGCCAGTCGCCGCGATATGCTGCAGGCCGCCGGGATTTTTCATGCGCGTGCTCTGGTTATTACCTATGGAAATGCGCAGGAATCAGCGCGGGTCTTGGCAGTGGCCAAAGAGTTGCGACCGCAGATTCCGAGTGTAGTGCGCGCTCATGACGACAGTCAGATGGAAGCTCTGGAGGCTGCTGGTGCGGATGAGGTCATCCCTGAGGTGACCGAGGGGGCGCTGATGTTGGCCTCCCAGACCCTGCTGCAGATCGGCTTTCCGTTGAGCACGGTGCTTCGCCGGGTACGGCGTTTTCGGCAAGAGCGCTACAGTCTGTTCCGGGGAAATTTTTGGGGCGGATCAGAGCCTGGTGAGGAGCAATCCTCCCCCCGTCTTTTTTCGATTTCCCTGGGTGAAACGGCGTATGCCGTCGGACGTCGATTGGGAGACTTGCCGTTGGAGAAGCTTGGCGTGCGGATTGCTGCGGTGCGCCGTTTCGGCATTCGTGGGCGGGACCCCTCCCCAGACACGTTGCTGCGCCAGAGGGATGTATTGGTGCTTTTTGGGTCGCCGGAATCCTTGACGGAGGCGGAGCGCTACGTGCTCCATGGTGATCAAGAGGAGAAACCCGCGGCCACGGTCGAGCCAGTCTAAGAATTTTATGCGTAAGGAGAGATTGTTATGCGTTGGAGTTTGATGGAAATCGCCAAAAGGCCGGAAATTGTAGTCTGGCGCGATGAGAACGCTTATCTTCTGAGCGATCTGGGCAAGGATTTTAGCCCTGCCGAGGTATTGCATCCCAGCGCCCGGCTGTTGGACTGCTGGCAACAGGATTGCTGCTGGTCGAATCCGGTGGATCTGCGCGAAGGACGCTATCTGCCACCGATATTGGGGCAAAAAATTCTTTGTGCTGGCCTGAATTACCGCGATCATATCGAGGAAACCAAGAGTAAGGCGCCGGCATTCCCCAACCTCTTCATACGCTACCCGGATTCTCTGGTGGGCCACGAGCAAGCCATCGAAATTCCGTCGCTATCTTCTCAGTTGGACTACGAAGTCGAACTGGCAGTTGTCCTGGGTCGGCCACTATCTGGCGCTCTCAGTCGGGAAGAGGCCTTGGCGGCAGTCGCCGGTTATAGCATTTTCAATGATGGTAGTGTTCGCGACCTTCAGTTTCGCAGCAGTCAGTGGACCTTGGGTAAGAATGTGGCTCATACGGGGGCAATGGGCCCCTGGGTGGTCAGTGCTGACGAATTACCGGAGGCAGGCAGAGGCTTGACGCTGCAGACCTGGATTGAGAAGGAATGTCTTCAGGATGGCAATACGGCAGATCTGATCTTCGACGTAGCCGACCTACTGATCGCCATCGCTGCCGCCATTCCTCTCGGTGCTGGCGATGTGTTAGCCACCGGTACCCCAGCCGGAGTGGGATTCAGCCGGCAGCCTCCACGATTTCTGCAGGCAGGAGAAATCTGCGAGCTGCGCATTGACGGGATCGGTGCTTTGCGGAATCCCATCCGGCAGGCAGGATAAGCTCTCTTTTTACTCCAGGTAGGTATAGCCCTGCAAGCCGTCGCGGAAATCACGCAGAAAGGTTTCCCGTTCCGAGGCCGGGATCTGGCTACTGTGTGCAAGCTTTCTCTCGAATTGGCGCAACAATTCATCTGCCGAAAATTGCACATACTGCAATACCTCGGCCACGGTATCTCCCGGTACGGCACCTTCCAGGCGGACGGCGCCGTTGGGCTCACAAAGCACATTGACGGCATCGGTATCGCCAAAGAGATTATGCATGTCACCGAGTATTTCCTGGTAGGCGCCAACCAGAAATACGGCAAGGTAATACGGCTCTTCGGGCCGCAAGGAATGTACTGGCAGGGTGGGACTCAGACCGTCCGCGGTGACGTAGGCATCGATGCGGCCATCGGAGTCGCAGGTAATGTCCTCCAGTCGGGCACGACGATCCGGACGCTCTGTCAGCCGTTGTATGGGCATGATGGGAAAGACCTGGTCGATGGCCCAAACATCCGGTAAGGATTGGAACAGCGAAAAATTGGCAAAATATTTGTCCAGGAGTTTTTCTTCCAATTCGTCGAGGATCTCCCGGTGGGCGCGCTTGGCCGGATCCAGCAGGGCGCGACAGCGCCACATCAAGTGCGCGTACAGTCGCTCCGCCTGTGCCCTGCCCGCCAAATCGAGCAGACCCAGTTTGAATTCCTGTTGCTCCTCGCCCAGTCGAAAAACGGCCTCTTGGTAGACTTCCAGGGCTGTGCGCGCGTCGGGACTGTGTTGGACGCGTGCGAGCAGTCTGACCCACGGATTACTGTGATCCTTGGGAAGATCATTTTCCGCCAGGGACTCCCCGGCTGCTGCTTCGACATCGATGACATCAAATAAGAGCACGGCATGATGCGCTGTCAGGGCACGTCCTGATTCTGAGATGATCTGAGGCTCGGGTAGTGCCTCCTGGCGACAGATCTCGGCCAGACCGCCCACCACGGCCTGGGCGTAGTCCTCGAGGCGATAATTGGTGGAGCAGTAGGCCCGGGAGTGCGTTCCTTCATAATCGACGCCCAAACCCCCGCCGACGTCAACCACACGCAAATCCGCCCCGAGGCGACGCAATTCTGCATAGAGCCGCGCGCACTCGCGCATACCGCCATGGATGTATTGAATGTTGGGGATTTGCGAGCCCAGGTGAAAATGCAGCAACTGCAGGCAATCCAACGCATCTGCGGCAGCAAGATCGGCGACAAGGCGCAGAATTTCTGTAGACGAGAGACCAAATTTCGATTTTTCGCCGCCGGTGTTCTGCCATTTTCCGGCACCGGCAGAGGCCAGGCGGGCCCGCACACCAATACGCGGCTGCACTTGCATCTCGCGGCTGATCTGCAGGATGCGCGGTAATTCAGCACTCTTTTCGACGACGAGATAGACCTTCAGGCCCAATCGTTCGCCCATCAAGGCCAGACGGATATACTCTGCATCCTTGTAGCCATTGCAGATCACGGTGCCGCCGACCGGCATCAGGGCCAGGACCGTCAGGAGTTCGGGTTTACTGCCTGCCTCGAGGCCCAGACATCCCGCACCGGCATGGAGAATCTCCTCGACGACGCGGCGTTGCTGATTGACCTTGATCGGATAGACCGGCGTGTAGCCGGCGCCATAGTTCTCACGCTGCATGGCCTGCGCAAAGGCCTGTTGCAGTGCCTGTAAACGCTGCTGAAGGATTTGCGGGAAACGCAATAGACAGGGCAAACCCAGGCTTTGGCCGCGTAGCCGCGCGATAATGTCGGCGAGTCCAGCACGCGCCGGATCTGAGGCACCATTGGGCCGTACCCAGAGCTGGCCGTCATTGCCGACCTCGAAAAATCCCTCGCCCCAATGGGCAAGATTATAGAGATTACTCGTATCTTCCGGCGCCCAATCCATCGCACTCCCCTTTTCGGCAGGCCACAGTCTAGGGCCTGCAGGAATAGCGCTCAAGATCAGCTACAGCGCTTCGTTGGCGTAGTCTGCCAGGCGCGAGCGCTCGCCACGACGGAGGGTGATGTGGCCACTGTGCTCCCAGTTCTTGAAACGATCCACCACATAGGTCAGGCCTGAGGTGGTCTCGGTGAGATAGGGGGTATCGATCTGCGCGATATTGCCGAGGCAGACGACCTTGGTGCCAGGCCCGGCGCGGGTGATGAGGGTCTTCATCTCCTTCGAGGTGAGGTTCTGTGCCTCATCGACGATGACAAATTTTTCCAGGAAGGTACGCCCGCGCATGAAGCTCATGGACTTGATCCGCAAGCGCTTGCCGATCAGATCCTGGGTAGCGCTACGGCCCCAAGCCCCTGCCCCCTCGGGACCACGGGAGAGGATTTCCAGATTGTCCTCGATGGCGCCCATCCAGGGCTGCATTTTTTCTTCTTCTGTGCCGGGCAAAAAGCCAATCTCGTCGCCAACGGGCACTGTTGCTCGGGTAATGATAGCCTCGCTATAGCGTTTTTCCTCGAAAATCTGCTGTAACGCTGCTGCCAGGGTGAGCAGGGTCTTCCCAGTGCCCGCTGGCCCGAGGATGCTGACAAAATCAATCTCCGGATCGAGAAGCAAGGCCAGGGCATAATTTTGTTCGCGATTGCGCGCGCGAATACCCCATACCGCATTCCGTTCTGTGCGGTAATCATTGATCCGCTCGATGATGGCGTGATCCGGCGCGACCGTGCGGATGATCGCAGAAAAATCTTCGCGCTGATCTCCTTGCGGGCTGAGCTGAATGAATTGGTTGGGATGCCAGTACTCCACCGCCGGGCCGCGCAGGCGATAGAAACTACGTCCGTTTTCCTGCCACGCGTCGAGATCGCGACTGTGATGGTCCCAGAAATCGGGCGCCAGGTTGTCTACGCCGGTATAGAGCAGATCGGCATCTTCCAGGGCGCGATCGTTCTGGTAGTCTTCAACATGGATTCCCAGGGTGCGACCCTTGATCCGCAGGTTGATGTCCTTGCTGACCAGAATCACTTCGCGGTCGGGGCGTAAATTCTGCAAGGCCAGGGTAACGGCGAGAATCTCGTGGTCGGCCTTGCCGCCGGCCAGATCTTCTGGGAGTTTCTGCTGGTAGGCGGCGGTTTGAAAGAAAAGGCGACCCTGGGCATACGGTAACGGCAGGCCTGCCTCGAGATCACTATCGTTAGCGAGCATTTCGTCCAGGTGCCGACTGACCTGGCGCACATTGCGCGCCTGCTCGCTCAGCCCCTTTTTATGCTGATCGAGCTCCTCCAGGACAATCATCGGCAGGAGGATGTCGTGTTCCTGGAACCGGAACAGCGACGCCGGATCGTGCATCAGGACATTGGTGTCGAGAACGTAGAGGCGCTGCTGTCGCGCAACCGATTCCGCTGTCATTCGGCGAGCTTTTGGACGATGCCCAGAATTTTTTCTGCGTGTCCTGCAGCCTTCACCTTGCGTTCGATATAGGCAAGTCGACCATTGCGATCGATCACGAAGGTGCTGCGCTCGATGCCCAGGTACACCTTGCCATAATTCTTCTTTTCCTGGATCACATCGTATGCGCGACAGAGCGCTTCATCGGGATCGGAGAGCAAGGAGAAGGGAAATTCGTACTTGCAGGCAAATTTCAGATGACTGGCAACACTATCCCGGGAAACTCCAAGGATTTCGGCGCCCGCGGCCTGAAATTGGGGATAAAGCCCGGTAAATTCCTGTCCTTCGGTGGTACAGCCCGGTGTATCGTCCTTGGGATAGAAGTAGAGCACCACGATCTTGCCACGCAGGTTTTTGGAGTCTATGGATTCATCACGCTGATTTTTTGCGTTGAACTCTGGGGCTACTTGACCGAGTTCCAATGGTTCTGCCATTTCTTTGTTCCCCTCAATTGCGTTTTGATGAATCTAACGCGAGCCTCGCGTAGCTGTCCAGTTGCTTTGCTGCAACCCCGCAGCGCGGTACCATGGGCACATGGCACGGGCATTAGACATAACGGCACAAACGACAGAAGCGGAGAACAGAGTCCGGGCGGCGGGGCAGCGGCCAACCCGTGCTCGCCTGCAAATTCTGCAAGCCCTGCTCGATTTGGCGCAGCCGGTCAGTCATACCGAGATTCAGGAGCATATTCAGAGCCGTTGGGCAGAGAATATCGATCGGGTCACCCTCTATCGCGGCTTGGAATGGCTGGTGCAGCATCAGCTCAGCCACCGCATCACCGCCGACGACAGAGTCTGGCGCTTCAGTGCCATCAATCCCGAGCATCCGTCTCATCCGCACTTTCATTGCGTGCGCTGTGGTCAGGTCCTCTGTCTTCCGGAGAGCCAGCTCCCAGCACCACAGCTTCCTGCGGACTATCGGGTAAAAGAAGTCGAGGTCGTGGTCAACGGTATTTGTCCCCATTGCCAGCGTTCGGCCCCGGAATGGCCGGGGCATCATCCATCGGGCGATTGAGAAGATCCATACCGGACAAGTGGCCTCAGCCCCGGGTGAACCAATGTTGCAGCAGGACGAGATCGGTGACGACTTCTCGACCGGCCTCTGGTCCCTCGAGGACTTTTCCTGGTGCACCAGGCTCGCCCAGCTGATCCAGCACCCGGAGGGCACCAGAAAAATCCTGGCCCGCAGTGTAATCCGTCTGGGTGATCAAGACCGGCAACTGAGCACCCAGGGCCGACCGCAAGCCATTCTCGGAATCCTCCAGGGCTAGACATTCACCTGGCAAAAGCTCCAGACGCTGCAGGACGTGCGTGTAGATGTCCGCCGCTGGCTTTTTGTGTGGAACGATGTCCCCGGCACCAATGTAATCAAAGCGGCCCCATCCCTCTTCCCCCAGATTGCTCTGCAATAAGGCCGCGACATTGTCTGGTGTGGTCGTGGTGGCAATCGCCAGGCGTAGTCCAGCTGTCTCTGCTTCTGCGAGGAGGCGGTGGATGCCCGGACGCAGGGGAGCAACCCCCTGGGCGATGATCTCTCCATAAATCAAGGTCTTGCGTTGGTGTATCGCGCGAATGTCGGTGGCGCTCAGTTGTGGATACTGCGGATGATCAGCGAGAAAGCCGCGCAGGCGTTCCTTGCCACCGGTGATCTTGAGGTACTTGCCGTAGGTAGGGACATCCCATTGGAAGGGCAGAGAAAATTCCGCGAAGGCCTGGTTGAAGGCCACGCGATGCGCGTCGCGCTCTGTATCGGCCAGAGTTCCATCGACGTCAAAAATGAGGGCGCGCAGATGAGACATCTTGAATTTTCTCCTATGGTAGTGTGTGTAATCCGCATGCGTGCTGGTAGACGGATCGGCCGGTAGCTTACACCGGAACCGTCTCTGTTTGCCAAAGGGCAGAAACTCTGCTAAACCATGCCGGATTTTTCTTCATACCCAAACAGGAACAGACACCATGACGGATAGCGCTGCGGCAATCACGCCCAAAAACCCGCAAGAGCTTCAGGCCTTCACCCCGTATCAACCGGGAGCCGATGAAGAATACATGAGCGCCGGCCAGATCGCGCACTTTCGTAAGATTCTGGAAGACTGGCGTAGCGAGTTGATGGCGGAAGTCGACCGTACGGTGCAGAACCTGCAGGTGGAAAATGTCAACTATTCCGACCCGAATGACCGGGCTAGTCTGGAAACCGATATGGGGCTGGAACTGCGGGCGCGGGACCGCGAGCGCAAGCTCATTCGCAAGATCAACCAAGCACTCGGGCGCATTGATGCGGGGGAATATGGTTACTGCGAGGCTTGCGGTGTAGAGATCGGCCTGCGGCGTTTGGAAGCACGGCCCACGGCAACCTTGTGCATCGACTGCAAAACCCTCGAAGAGAAACGCGAACGGCAGATGGCCCCGGACTGAGGGCGTTCACCGCATTCACCGCTAGTCGCTGGCCAGCACGACCCACAGAAGCTCCGTGCTGGTCTCCTGCGGCGGCGAGCGCTGGTAGAACCCGGGAATCCAGAGAATCTCTTCAGCAGCCGAAAAAAGAATGGGGATATGGCTACGCAAGAATGGTGGCACCCCCAGTTCCAGGAGTAGCTTTTTGATTGGGCGATGCTGGCCGGCTGGGTTCCGGTAACCCAGCCCCGGCGCGCGCAGGGACCAGGACAGGCGGCTGTTTTTCAGCTCTTCGCCGCCAATCGCCACGGCGTCCCCTCCCATCCCAGGTGGCGGCACCCTGCCCTTTCCCCAGCACCATCGAAATCCCTCCCCCTGCCCCTCCGGATACCCAGGCTGCCAGTCCTGTTCAGTGATACTGTAGGCGGGTAACTGCGGCCAGAGTTGCAACTGCTCGCCCTGTCGCCAAGCATGAACGCCCAGAAATTCGATACTCTTGCCGCCTTGTTGCGCGCCACAGAGTTGCCGCAGGCGTTCCAGCATGGCCTGATCCGGGACGGGCAGATCTTGGTCCCGTAACCAGTGACGGAGAAATACGCGCTGCAAGGCCGGTGCGAGCTGCGTGATCTCGCCCACGCTGAGCTTGTGCGCGACAACGGGACTCTGGGACTGAGGGGGTTGGGTCAGGGATGCATACCAGGCATCTTCTACTGCTAATTGATCGGCAATGTTGGCGGCAGAACGCGCGATGCACTCGGCAGCCTGAGGCCAGCCCAGATCCTCCAGCAAGGGCCAGATGCGACGCCGCAGGCGTACTCGGGCATAGCGTAGGTCGTCATTGGCAGGATCCTCCAGCCAGTGTACGCCGCGCTCCTGCAGATATTGGCGCAACTGGAGGCGAGAAAGGCCCAGAAAGGGGCGAGCCAGTATGCCTGCACCCAGGCGGCGTCGCTCCGGCATGGCGGCTAAACCGGCGATCCCGGCACCGCGCAACAACTGCAAAAAAAGGGTCTCCGCCTGATCGTCACGATGCTGGGCGGTCAGCAAGCAGTCTCCTTTCCCCAACTGTGCGGCGAGTAAGGCATAACGTCCACGTCGCGCGCGATCCTCTGGCCCTTCTCCGTCCTGATCAGCGACAAGGTCCAGCACCTGGCAGGAGTAACCATGGCGCTCAGCCTGTTCCTGCGCGTACGCAGCCCACTTGTTGCTGTCCGCGTGCCAGTGGTGATTGACGTGGAGCAGTCGTAGTTGCAGACCCAGGGCGTGGGCCGCGAGCATCATGGCCGTGGAGTCCGCGCCGCCACTGAAAGCAAGAAAAAACGATTGCTCTGGCGCGTAGCCCCATTCCACAAACAGCTTTTGCCGTAGCTGCGCTTCCGGCTCAGGCTGCGCCGACGACACCATAGTGCATCAGGCGCTCGTAGCGATGACTGAGCAAGCGCGCGCTTTCCATACCCTGCAATGCCTGCAGTTGCTGCGCGAAAGACTCCGCTACTCGACTAAAGACCAACTGGGGATCACGATGGGCGCCCCCCAAGGGTTCGTCGATGACTTCGTCGACCAAAGCCAGGGCCTGCAGGCGCCGCGCCGTGATTCCCAGGGTCTCCGCAGCCTCGGCTGCCTTGCTGGCATCTTTCCAGAGGATGGAGGCGCAGCCCTCAGGAGAAATGACCGAATAGACGCTGTGCTCCAACATGAGCAAGCGGTCGCCGACGCCAATGGCGAGAGCGCCACCGGAGCCTCCTTCGCCAATCACCAGGGAAAGGATGGGTACGGCAAGGTCCGACATAACCGCGAGGTTGCGGGCAATGGCCTCACTCTGACCCCGCTCTTCCGCCCCGATTCCCGGATAAGCGCCGGGGGTGTCGATAAAAGTGAGCACCGGTAAGTGAAAACGCTCCGCCAAGCGCATCAGGCGCAAGGCCTTGCGGTATCCTTCGGGGCGAGGCATGCCGAAATTGCGTTGAATTTTTTCCTTGGTATCGCGCCCTTTTTGCTGACCAATCCAGAGGATCCCCTGTCCCTGAAAACGGGCTAGACCGCCAACAATGGCGGCATCATCCGCGAAACTGCGATCGCCGGCGAGAATTTCTACCTCGGTAAAGAGCGCATTCACGTAATCCAAGGTATAGGGGCGCTGCGGATGGCGCGCCACTTGCACGGTTTGCCAGGCACTGAGCTTGCTGTAGATCCGCTGCAATTCCTTGCGCGCCTTGTTCTCCAGGCGTTTGATGTCATCCTGAATGCCGGGCTGATTAAGGGCCTTCAGTTCTTCCACCTTGCCTTCGAGTTCGGCGATGGGTTGTTCAAAATCGAGATATTGCAGCTTCACCCGTTCTCCTTCTCATGCTGAGCGTTGGCGCCGCTGCCGTTCCTCACTCAGGGAAACGACATTGGCAAGCAAGTTCGTCGGCGGCGCATATTGCCATTCTTGTTGTTTCGGGTCGAGCAAACGGTCGAGGGCTGCGCGAAATTCGGCATTCGCAGCAATTCCCTGGGGGCAGTCCAGCACGGCCAACGCCTGCCCTGCGGCAACGGGCAACAGGATGCGCAAAATTGTCGTGCCTGGATGCGCAGTGACAA
The window above is part of the Acidithiobacillus acidisediminis genome. Proteins encoded here:
- a CDS encoding peroxiredoxin, whose protein sequence is MAEPLELGQVAPEFNAKNQRDESIDSKNLRGKIVVLYFYPKDDTPGCTTEGQEFTGLYPQFQAAGAEILGVSRDSVASHLKFACKYEFPFSLLSDPDEALCRAYDVIQEKKNYGKVYLGIERSTFVIDRNGRLAYIERKVKAAGHAEKILGIVQKLAE
- the tilS gene encoding tRNA lysidine(34) synthetase TilS — its product is MVSSAQPEPEAQLRQKLFVEWGYAPEQSFFLAFSGGADSTAMMLAAHALGLQLRLLHVNHHWHADSNKWAAYAQEQAERHGYSCQVLDLVADQDGEGPEDRARRGRYALLAAQLGKGDCLLTAQHRDDQAETLFLQLLRGAGIAGLAAMPERRRLGAGILARPFLGLSRLQLRQYLQERGVHWLEDPANDDLRYARVRLRRRIWPLLEDLGWPQAAECIARSAANIADQLAVEDAWYASLTQPPQSQSPVVAHKLSVGEITQLAPALQRVFLRHWLRDQDLPVPDQAMLERLRQLCGAQQGGKSIEFLGVHAWRQGEQLQLWPQLPAYSITEQDWQPGYPEGQGEGFRWCWGKGRVPPPGMGGDAVAIGGEELKNSRLSWSLRAPGLGYRNPAGQHRPIKKLLLELGVPPFLRSHIPILFSAAEEILWIPGFYQRSPPQETSTELLWVVLASD
- a CDS encoding HAD-IA family hydrolase, which translates into the protein MSHLRALIFDVDGTLADTERDAHRVAFNQAFAEFSLPFQWDVPTYGKYLKITGGKERLRGFLADHPQYPQLSATDIRAIHQRKTLIYGEIIAQGVAPLRPGIHRLLAEAETAGLRLAIATTTTPDNVAALLQSNLGEEGWGRFDYIGAGDIVPHKKPAADIYTHVLQRLELLPGECLALEDSENGLRSALGAQLPVLITQTDYTAGQDFSGALRVLDQLGEPGAPGKVLEGPEAGREVVTDLVLLQHWFTRG
- a CDS encoding Fur family transcriptional regulator; translation: MARALDITAQTTEAENRVRAAGQRPTRARLQILQALLDLAQPVSHTEIQEHIQSRWAENIDRVTLYRGLEWLVQHQLSHRITADDRVWRFSAINPEHPSHPHFHCVRCGQVLCLPESQLPAPQLPADYRVKEVEVVVNGICPHCQRSAPEWPGHHPSGD
- a CDS encoding acetyl-CoA carboxylase carboxyltransferase subunit alpha, whose translation is MKLQYLDFEQPIAELEGKVEELKALNQPGIQDDIKRLENKARKELQRIYSKLSAWQTVQVARHPQRPYTLDYVNALFTEVEILAGDRSFADDAAIVGGLARFQGQGILWIGQQKGRDTKEKIQRNFGMPRPEGYRKALRLMRLAERFHLPVLTFIDTPGAYPGIGAEERGQSEAIARNLAVMSDLAVPILSLVIGEGGSGGALAIGVGDRLLMLEHSVYSVISPEGCASILWKDASKAAEAAETLGITARRLQALALVDEVIDEPLGGAHRDPQLVFSRVAESFAQQLQALQGMESARLLSHRYERLMHYGVVGAA
- a CDS encoding PhoH family protein, whose translation is MTAESVARQQRLYVLDTNVLMHDPASLFRFQEHDILLPMIVLEELDQHKKGLSEQARNVRQVSRHLDEMLANDSDLEAGLPLPYAQGRLFFQTAAYQQKLPEDLAGGKADHEILAVTLALQNLRPDREVILVSKDINLRIKGRTLGIHVEDYQNDRALEDADLLYTGVDNLAPDFWDHHSRDLDAWQENGRSFYRLRGPAVEYWHPNQFIQLSPQGDQREDFSAIIRTVAPDHAIIERINDYRTERNAVWGIRARNREQNYALALLLDPEIDFVSILGPAGTGKTLLTLAAALQQIFEEKRYSEAIITRATVPVGDEIGFLPGTEEEKMQPWMGAIEDNLEILSRGPEGAGAWGRSATQDLIGKRLRIKSMSFMRGRTFLEKFVIVDEAQNLTSKEMKTLITRAGPGTKVVCLGNIAQIDTPYLTETTSGLTYVVDRFKNWEHSGHITLRRGERSRLADYANEAL
- the dksA gene encoding RNA polymerase-binding protein DksA is translated as MTDSAAAITPKNPQELQAFTPYQPGADEEYMSAGQIAHFRKILEDWRSELMAEVDRTVQNLQVENVNYSDPNDRASLETDMGLELRARDRERKLIRKINQALGRIDAGEYGYCEACGVEIGLRRLEARPTATLCIDCKTLEEKRERQMAPD